A genomic stretch from Juglans microcarpa x Juglans regia isolate MS1-56 chromosome 3S, Jm3101_v1.0, whole genome shotgun sequence includes:
- the LOC121258757 gene encoding protein MRG2-like: MEKQSQVVVFGIWASSYCKRVEIALALKDIPYEYDEAFQEVVAVIFSPETNPTFWSWVTALKNHPLMKRMLPPHDKLVAKRRQNKQYHEAVVDNVSPSTIYGAEHLLRLFGRLFVKLPELLAYVNIEEETLTCLQQKLLDFLKMCRISVRSLEVLLAGIIL; encoded by the exons ATGGAGAAACAAAGCCAAGTTGTGGTGTTTGGGATATGGGCCAGCTCCTACTGCAAGAGAGTTGAGATAGCCCTTGCACTCAAGGACATACCTTATGAGTATGACGAAGCTTTTCAAGAAGTGGTAGCAGTGATTTTCAGCCCTGAAACGAACCCAACATTTTGGTCGTGGGTAACTGCTCTAAAGAACCACCCATTGATGAAACGGATGCTCCCACCTCATGATAAGCTGGTCGCCAAGAGGAGACAAAA TAAACAATATCATGAAGCAGTTGTGGATAATGTCTCTCCATCAACCATATATGGTGCTGAGCATCTTTTACGGCTCTTTGGTAGGCTCTTTG TTAAGTTGCCTGAGCTTTTGGCATATGTGAATATTGAAGAGGAAACGCTGACATGCTTGCAGcagaaattacttgattttcTCAA AATGTGCAGGATCTCTGTCAGATCACTTGAAGTTCTACTTGCAGgaattattttgtaa
- the LOC121257640 gene encoding glutathione S-transferase U10-like: MEKQNEVVLFGTWASGYCKRVEIALALKGIPYKYVEEDLTNKSESLLYHNPVHKKVPVLVHNGKSIAESLVILEYIDDCWKQAPKLLPEDPYLRAKLRFWANFYDQEFMASSLQIIMSRGEERERAIKDFSEVLKVFEDGVKKDFPAEFPCFDGKNLGFLDIVVGAVACNYEAFHEVVAVIFSPETNPTFWSWVTALKNHPLMKRMLPPHDKLVAKMTQKYFQSA, encoded by the exons ATGGAGAAACAAAATGAGGTTGTGTTGTTTGGGACATGGGCAAGCGGCTACTGCAAGAGAGTTGAGATAGCCCTTGCACTTAAGGGCATTCCTTACAAGTATGTAGAGGAAGATCTGACAAATAAGAGTGAGTCACTTCTGTATCACAATCCTGTTCACAAGAAGGTACCTGTTCTTGTTCATAATGGGAAATCTATTGCCGAGTCACTTGTTATTCTCGAATACATCGACGATTGCTGGAAACAGGCACCAAAACTACTGCCAGAGGATCCTTACCTGAGGGCCAAACTTCGCTTTTGGGCCAACTTCTATGATCAAGAG TTTATGGCAAGTTCCTTACAGATCATCATGTCAAGAGGCGAAGAGAGGGAACGAGCAATCAAAGATTTCAGCGAGGTGCTTAAGGTGTTTGAGGATGGAGTCAAAAAGGATTTTCCTGCAGAATTTCCTTGTTTTGACGGCAAGAACTTAGGATTTCTCGATATTGTTGTAGGCGCGGTTGCTTGCAACTACGAAGCTTTTCATGAAGTGGTAGCAGTGATTTTTAGCCCTGAAACGAACCCAACATTTTGGTCGTGGGTGACTGCTCTAAAGAACCACCCATTGATGAAACGGATGCTCCCACCTCATGATAAGCTGGTCGCCAAGATGACACAAAAGTATTTCCAGTCTGCTTGA
- the LOC121257641 gene encoding 60S ribosomal protein L34-like — translation MVQRLTYRTRHSYATKSNQHRVVKTPGGKLVYQSTKKRANGPKCPVTGKRIQGIPHLRPAEYKRSRLSRNRRTVNRAYGGVLSGGAVRERIIRAFLVEEQKIVKKVLKIQKAKEKQVSKS, via the exons ATGGTTCAGCGTCTCACGTATCGCACGCGACACAGCTATGCTACCAAATCCAACCAGCACCGTGTCGTCAAAACTCCTG GAGGCAAACTAGTGTACCAGAGCACTAAGAAGAGGGCGAATGGCCCTAAGTGTCCCGTCACTGGAAAGAGAATCCAGGGG ATTCCTCATTTGAGACCTGCTGAATATAAGAGGTCTAGGTTATCTAGGAACCGGAGGACAGTTAACAGAGCTTATGGTGGGGTACTTTCTGGAGGTGCTGTCAGAGAAAG GATCATCCGAGCCTTTTTGGTGGAAGAGCAAAAGATTGTGAAGAAGGTATTGAAGATTCAGAAGGCAAAAGAAAAGCAAGTCTCAAAGAGTTAA